In the genome of Methylococcus sp. EFPC2, the window GAGTGTACCACCAAGCGCCGGAACCGGTCGGACTCCGAAAATGAACGCGTTGCGTACCGTTCGTCATCAACTTTCATACGGGGCTAGAGCCCAGCAGGCCGGCATCGGGCACACCTCCTTGCTCGGCCAATGCGGAAGAGCGACAAATACCAAGAACGCCGGCGGTTGAAACGGCCGACGCGAAAGGGTCGGGGTGTGAACCCCGGCCCTTTCAGTCCTTCACCCGGGTGACACCGGCGATCCCGAGCCCTCAGTGGTCGAGCAGCCGGCAAAACCGAAAATCAGTCCGGCTCCTGGAAAACAGACGCCTGGCCGGGCTGCAAGCCCTGGGCGGAAAGTATATCCGCCGTCACCGCCTCCACCGAAGCCAGTATGTCATCGTCTCCCAGGGAAAACTTTTCCTTGAGCAGGTTCGCGGCGGCATCTTCGGACGCATCCCAGACGATGTACATCTCCACACCCTGTGCGCCCTCTTTAGGATTACCGCTGGTAACTTGAAATACCCAGCCATCGATTTGATCCACGTTAGCACCTCGCTTGTCAGTTATTAGGAATAAAGTGCCTGCGGGCACGGCGTCGCCGCTCCGACGCCCGCAGCCCGCGTGCTTACCATTCGTTCTTCATGCCCCAGGGCGTCGCCCCGTCCACCAATTCCGCCTTGATGCCCTTTTTGGCCAAATCGTCCAGTGTCTTGTAGTAGGTCGCTTCATGCATCAAGGTTCCGGTCTTGGTGTAGAGCGCGACATAGCGCGCAGCCAGGTCGACCTCGACCACCAAATCCCCACCCGCATCCTCGGTCCGGCGTGCATTGCCGTTCCAATCCACGAAAAATCCCGGTGCTACCGTCACAATCAAGCCCTCCGTATCAAAAATGGAATGTGTACCCAGGGCGATACGCAAGACTCGCACCAAGATGGCTGATGAGGGGGATATGAGGAAATCCGCGGCCTGTGGCGCGTTACATCCGCTCCGGGCTTTGTCGTAAACCTTACAATTCGACGTGTTAGGGCGTCGTTGTGGCGGATCGCGACCAACGGGTCGGGCCGGAAATCGCATGCCGAAGGAGGCCTGCAAGGCTTAAGGCGAAACGTGGCGGCGGTACCGGTGGGGGAAAGAAATCACGGTGACGAGCGTTCGCACGGGCCCGTGCGATGAATGAGGCATTTTTTCGCGGCTGGCTGCTTGGCGGATCGTCCTGACGGGCCTTTGGCCATGTCGTCTCTTACCCGCATCCTGCTTTGCACTAGGGAAACACGGCGGCCTCTTCCGGTTTCGGTACGTCGGCTTTCTGTTCCGAGGACACGATCCAGCCGCCGCCCATCGCTCGATATAACTGGATGAGCGCGGTGAAGGTGTCGCTGCGCGCCTGCACCAGTTCGATCTGGCCTTCGTAGTATTGGCGCAGCGAATCGAGCACTTCCAGGTAGGAGGTGTAACCTTCGTCGAAACGCACGCGGGAGAGGTGCAGATAATTCTGCAAGGCTTCGACGCGGCGCGCCTGCGCCTGTTGCCGGTCGTTGGACTTGGCGCTGGCGACCAGGGCGTCCTCGAATTCGCGGAATGCCGAGATGATCGCTCTCTGATAAGCGGCCAGCGCGCCCCGTTGCGCGGCTTCGGCGGTTTGCACCTGGCCGGCTATCCGACCGGCGGTAAAAATCGGTGTCAGCAATCGGCTGCCTATGGTCCAGAAATTGGCTCCCGGCGCGAACAATTGCGCCAGTTCCACGCTCGCCTGTCCCACATCGCCGGTCAGCCGTATTTTCGGGAAATACTCGCCGCGCGCGACGCCGATGCGGGCGTTGGCGGCGATCAAGTTTTGTTCCGCCTGAGTGATATCCGGGCGACGGGCTAGCTGGTCGGATGGTAGCCCCGCCGGCACCGCGGGCGGACTCAACTCGTCCAGGGTCAGGCCCCGCGTTATGGCCCCCGGATTCCTGCCCAGCAATATGCTCAAGGCGTGTTCGGCCTGGGCGATCTGCTGTTCGTAGAATGGAATCTGTGCGCGGCGGCGCTCCAGTTCGGACGCCGTCTGACTGACCTCGATTTCGGAGGCATAACCCATGTTGAAGCGGGCCAGGGCGATGCGGTGTTCCTCCTCCAGCGTCTCGACGGTATGCCGGGTGATCTCCAGGCTAAGGTCGAGAGAACGGAGGGTGACATAGGTCTGGGCGACCGAACTGACCAGGGTCAGCACCACCGCGTCGCGGGCCGATTCCTGCGCGATCACGTCGGCGAACGCGGCTTCCTTGGCGCGGCGCAACTGGCCCCAGACGTCCAACTCCCAGAACAGAGTGGCGCCGAGTTGGGCCGAGTTGGTGTCCGGCAGCTTGCCGCCGCCGCCCACGCTGAGGGATGCTCCGCTC includes:
- a CDS encoding efflux transporter outer membrane subunit, with product MRKLMIVALMTVLAGCFKVGPDYQQPRIDAPQQWRFAAGDARETANLAWWEQLRDPALNRLVEQALLGNLDLKIAVANVEQFMGVYGTTRSDLFPQIFGQGGYDRRQLSGASLSVGGGGKLPDTNSAQLGATLFWELDVWGQLRRAKEAAFADVIAQESARDAVVLTLVSSVAQTYVTLRSLDLSLEITRHTVETLEEEHRIALARFNMGYASEIEVSQTASELERRRAQIPFYEQQIAQAEHALSILLGRNPGAITRGLTLDELSPPAVPAGLPSDQLARRPDITQAEQNLIAANARIGVARGEYFPKIRLTGDVGQASVELAQLFAPGANFWTIGSRLLTPIFTAGRIAGQVQTAEAAQRGALAAYQRAIISAFREFEDALVASAKSNDRQQAQARRVEALQNYLHLSRVRFDEGYTSYLEVLDSLRQYYEGQIELVQARSDTFTALIQLYRAMGGGWIVSSEQKADVPKPEEAAVFP